gtgtgtgtgtgtgtgtgtgtgtgtgtgtgtgtgtctgtgtctgtgtctgtgtctgtgagcgaGACAACCTCACATCAACATGTCTTTGTGATGCCGGGCTATGTGCTGGCTCTTCTCCGAGGGCCGCCTGAAGCCCTTGGTGCAGTAGTCGCAGCGGTGCGGGTAGTCCTTGGTGTGGATGGAGATGACGTGGCGCTTGAAGCCCGAAGCGTCCGTGCTGTTGTACTCGCAGAACTGACACTGGTAGACCTTGCGGCCGCTGTGCGTCTTCATGTGCTTCTTCAGCTCCGCCGGGTGCCGGAAGCCCCGCCGGCAGCGCTTGCACTTGAACGGCAGGTCCTTGGTGTGCAGCGACAGGATATGGCGGCTCAGGGTGAAGGTGTCGGGCGCGGTGAAGTTGCAGTGGCGGCACTGGTGCACCTTGTTGCCCTTGTGCGTCTCGGCGTGCTTCTTCAGCTCCGACGGCCGGTGGAAGCCCTTCTCGCACACGTCGCACTGGTGCGGGAAGTCCTTGGTGTGCACCGAGATGATGTGGCGCTTCAGGTCGCTGGAGTTGGTGCTCTTGTGCTCGCAGTGGGGGCACTGGTGGGTCTTGTGGCCCTGCACCATCTCTATGTGCCGCTGCAGCTCGCGCGCGTCGGCGTACGCCTGCGGACAGTGGCTGCACTTGAAGGGCAGGTCGGCGCCGTGCTTGCTCTTGATGTGAGTCTTTAGGTTGGACTGGTCGGCGCAGCGGAAGTCGCAGTGCGGGCACAggtagggcttctcgcccgtgtgcgtgcgcatgtgtttcTTGAGCTCCGACGGGTGGCGGAAGCCCTTGGCGCACTCCACGCACACGTGGGCAAAGTTCTTGCTGTGCGACGCCAGCATGTGGCGGTTCAGCAGGCCCTGCTCGGCCGTCTCGTAGGCGCAGTGCTTGCAGTGGTGCAGCTTGGGCTCGCGGTCCTTCACGATGAGCTTGTCCGAGCCCAGCGGGCTGGACTCGTGGTAGCGCCGGGCGTACTCCGTGTACTCGGGCGAGCGCTCGCTGTGGTGGCTGAGCAGCTTGTGGCTCTCCAGGTGGTTGTGGAAGTTGACCTTCTTGTTGGTGGTGAAGTCGCAGTCGGTGCACTGGTACTTCTTCTTCAGCAGGTGGTCGGGGTGGTTCTTCATGTGGCACTTCAGGAAGCCCCGGGAGCGGAACTTCTTCCCGCAGAGGTGGCAGGGGTAGACGGTCAGCGGCAGACCGTCCGGCCCGATGATGACGGCTGGGGaaaccgaggggggggggggggggggggaggggacacaGGCCGGATGTTGAAAAGCTGTTGGCTTGTAAACAGGGAATTTTTGTACACTATAATATCATTGTAAAATGCAAAACATGCAAAACAAGCGTGTGCCTTACTTCATTGATGGTTACCAAATTTGAAGAGAATATGAATCAAGATGTATCAAAATATTCTTATACTGTTTTAGATCCATCTTGGATGTTCAACCAATACTTTGTGAAATACATTTGGCTTCACTCGACTCCAGTGGCATGAGTTTAAAATGGGAGAGGAGGGTCCAAAATTAACATTTAGAAGCTTGCTTTTCTACTTGCGATAGTGGAAAACTATATACACCAGATTGTTTCAATATGGAACCCTGAATTTCTTTACCTGCAGATTCGTCAAAATGTTCCGCCATTGGCTGGTGGAAGGTGTTAATTGTGGACCCTGTGTGGGGAGCAGTCGATAAAGCTGGGCCATTATTTATTTGCATCAAAAATAACAGTAGGAAATTTGATATGAAAAATGAATCACGCTCTATTAATACTGTGACAATACACTGCTACTGACATGTAATATTAAATGATTGGCCAGCAGAGCCCTAACAATTTGTGTTTATGGACATTTGATATAATAAGATTCATCAATCAAATACCtgttatgtgtgtatgcatgtttgttattatgtgtgcgtgtgtgcgcgtgcgttgtTATATGCAGCCCATACCGGTCTGGCACTGCCGCATATTgccctttttcttcttcttggtcTTGGTCTTGAGGAGGCGGTTGGCGCCCATGTTGTCCCTGATCTGCAGGAACGGCGTGGTGCCCCCGTTCTTCCCCGCGTCGATACAGTTACCTGCACACAACACGTCAGATGGTGACGCCAGGCGAGGAGTGCGGTCCTTTGGTGTGAACCCTGGACACTAGCATCCATCCATCGGTGCGACTGTCATGCTACAAAATTGCCATCTTTACCATAAGAATTTGCCCAGGACACGGGCACAAACATCTTGTTGTTTATGGAGTCATGAAGCTCGGTTGGCTGTGctgcagcctcctcctcctgatctaCTACCACCTCCATATACACCTGTTCAGCCATGTCACTCTCATCTACAAACAGTCAGGGGAAACAGTGCGTTGAACAGCGTCCTAGGGATTTACGATGGGGTGGTGGCCCTAGCTGGCGGCGTGCGCTTCAGCAGGGCTTGATCGCGTGGACTACCGGTACTTACTCATGTCttcgtcgtcctcgtcgtctTCGTCActctcgtcgtcgtcgtcgtcctcgtcgtcatcTTCCtctgtgtcgtcgtcgtcgtcgtcgtctacTTTGGTCCGGTTCTTGACCGACATGTAGATCATCTTGTCGCGGCCGACGCCGAGACGCCCGGACGACGCCGCCTCCGGGTCGGGATGCCCGTTCTGATAGTCGTCCTCCGTTATCACCTCGGTTCCCCCTGCAAGACCATAGAAACAATGTCATGTTAATGTCATGACTCCTTTCCAAGTCAAATCATTTGGACCtttaggaaagaaaaaaacttCAATCGATCGATcaggattattattatgttatcaaAGTTTCTCTTAAGGGCACTTGCCCAAATCGTCGTCCGCTTCAGCTTTGAAAATGTAGACCTTGATGACCTCCGACTCATCCTGCTCTTTGGCTTCCTTGTCCTCCATCACCTCAGTGCTGATCTCCAGAGGCGTGTCCCCTATGTCCAGCTTCTCCCCCACCTCGTCCACTACAGTGATGGAAAAGAACAAAACTCGGTCAACAACATTATCGCACGCACGTATGCCTGAGTGAGTCTGAGGAAACGCAGGGCCGTCGAGCGAGCTGTGTGGCTTACAGGAGATCATGAGGTAGTCCTCAGAGCTGCTCCGAGCGTCGTCGTCCCCGTCGGTCTGCAGGTCCACCGACTCGGCCGGCAGCTCCTCGTGGATGATGGTCTCCCTGTCGGCCACCATCACGCCCTCCGACACCAGCTGCTGGTCCAGCGTGTTGTCCTGGTGGTCCGACAGCAGCTCGGCCACAAACACCTGGTCCGTCATgtcgtggtggtgatggtggtggtggtggtccgaGTCCTGGATGAGCTGCGAGGTcaggacgtggtggtggtggtgatggtggtggtggtccagAGCCTCCTCTATGGCGACCTCCGAGCCCAGAATGTTATCGGGCATGATGACGCTGTGCTCCGACGACACCAGGTCCTCGTTGACGATCTCGTGACTTTCTACTCCGACGTCGACCACGAGtccttccacctcctccgcctccatgccttccacctctacctcctcctcctccagcccctccacaaCATGGGCTTCCAGGGCCTCGACGTCCTCCACCTCAAGACCCtcgacctccacctccccatccAGTCCATCCACCACCTGGGCTTGGAGCTCCACTATCTGGGTCTGCAGACCGTCAACTACCTCGGCCTCCAGTCCCTCCACGTCGGTCTCCaagctctccaccacctccgtctccaggccctcctccacctgggtcTCCAGGCCCTCCACCTCAAGGCTGTGCTCCAGCAAGATGCCTTCGTCGGTCATCACATCGGAGAGAAGCATTCCCTCTGGCACAGACACCACGATATGCTCCCCGTCGATGTGAGCCAGACCCCCTATTCCCGCCACTGCAAATGCAACAAAGAGTGAAGAGGAGACGAAGGAGTTAAGAATGTTGTCTAACAGTGTGGCCGACCAATACAGAATCgcaaataaatacatgattaATCAGCCTTCCCAACCCATCACCTACCAAAGTCTTGCATGATCATCGTGTGGGGCATCTTCAGCTCCTGTGTATGTAACTCCAGCACCCCTCCACCATGGTCCATGTTTTCAACCAGAAAACCACTGAAAGAAAATGACAGAATGCATTAT
The window above is part of the Gadus macrocephalus chromosome 10, ASM3116895v1 genome. Proteins encoded here:
- the znf711 gene encoding zinc finger protein 711 isoform X2, encoding MDHGGGVLELHTQELKMPHTMIMQDFVAGIGGLAHIDGEHIVVSVPEGMLLSDVMTDEGILLEHSLEVEGLETQVEEGLETEVVESLETDVEGLEAEVVDGLQTQIVELQAQVVDGLDGEVEVEGLEVEDVEALEAHVVEGLEEEEVEVEGMEAEEVEGLVVDVGVESHEIVNEDLVSSEHSVIMPDNILGSEVAIEEALDHHHHHHHHHVLTSQLIQDSDHHHHHHHHDMTDQVFVAELLSDHQDNTLDQQLVSEGVMVADRETIIHEELPAESVDLQTDGDDDARSSSEDYLMISLDEVGEKLDIGDTPLEISTEVMEDKEAKEQDESEVIKVYIFKAEADDDLGGTEVITEDDYQNGHPDPEAASSGRLGVGRDKMIYMSVKNRTKVDDDDDDDTEEDDDEDDDDDESDEDDEDDEDMNESDMAEQVYMEVVVDQEEEAAAQPTELHDSINNKMFVPVSWANSYGNCIDAGKNGGTTPFLQIRDNMGANRLLKTKTKKKKKGNMRQCQTAVIIGPDGLPLTVYPCHLCGKKFRSRGFLKCHMKNHPDHLLKKKYQCTDCDFTTNKKVNFHNHLESHKLLSHHSERSPEYTEYARRYHESSPLGSDKLIVKDREPKLHHCKHCAYETAEQGLLNRHMLASHSKNFAHVCVECAKGFRHPSELKKHMRTHTGEKPYLCPHCDFRCADQSNLKTHIKSKHGADLPFKCSHCPQAYADARELQRHIEMVQGHKTHQCPHCEHKSTNSSDLKRHIISVHTKDFPHQCDVCEKGFHRPSELKKHAETHKGNKVHQCRHCNFTAPDTFTLSRHILSLHTKDLPFKCKRCRRGFRHPAELKKHMKTHSGRKVYQCQFCEYNSTDASGFKRHVISIHTKDYPHRCDYCTKGFRRPSEKSQHIARHHKDMLM
- the znf711 gene encoding zinc finger protein 711 isoform X3; amino-acid sequence: MDHGGGVLELHTQELKMPHTMIMQDFVAGIGGLAHIDGEHIVVSVPEGMLLSDVMTDEGILLEHSLEVEGLETQVEEGLETEVVESLETDVEGLEAEVVDGLQTQIVELQAQVVDGLDGEVEVEGLEVEDVEALEAHVVEGLEEEEVEVEGMEAEEVEGLVVDVGVESHEIVNEDLVSSEHSVIMPDNILGSEVAIEEALDHHHHHHHHHVLTSQLIQDSDHHHHHHHHDMTDQVFVAELLSDHQDNTLDQQLVSEGVMVADRETIIHEELPAESVDLQTDGDDDARSSSEDYLMISLDEVGEKLDIGDTPLEISTEVMEDKEAKEQDESEVIKVYIFKAEADDDLGGTEVITEDDYQNGHPDPEAASSGRLGVGRDKMIYMSVKNRTKVDDDDDDDTEEDDDEDDDDDESDEDDEDDEDMSNCIDAGKNGGTTPFLQIRDNMGANRLLKTKTKKKKKGNMRQCQTGSTINTFHQPMAEHFDESAAVIIGPDGLPLTVYPCHLCGKKFRSRGFLKCHMKNHPDHLLKKKYQCTDCDFTTNKKVNFHNHLESHKLLSHHSERSPEYTEYARRYHESSPLGSDKLIVKDREPKLHHCKHCAYETAEQGLLNRHMLASHSKNFAHVCVECAKGFRHPSELKKHMRTHTGEKPYLCPHCDFRCADQSNLKTHIKSKHGADLPFKCSHCPQAYADARELQRHIEMVQGHKTHQCPHCEHKSTNSSDLKRHIISVHTKDFPHQCDVCEKGFHRPSELKKHAETHKGNKVHQCRHCNFTAPDTFTLSRHILSLHTKDLPFKCKRCRRGFRHPAELKKHMKTHSGRKVYQCQFCEYNSTDASGFKRHVISIHTKDYPHRCDYCTKGFRRPSEKSQHIARHHKDMLM
- the znf711 gene encoding zinc finger protein 711 isoform X1 — protein: MDHGGGVLELHTQELKMPHTMIMQDFVAGIGGLAHIDGEHIVVSVPEGMLLSDVMTDEGILLEHSLEVEGLETQVEEGLETEVVESLETDVEGLEAEVVDGLQTQIVELQAQVVDGLDGEVEVEGLEVEDVEALEAHVVEGLEEEEVEVEGMEAEEVEGLVVDVGVESHEIVNEDLVSSEHSVIMPDNILGSEVAIEEALDHHHHHHHHHVLTSQLIQDSDHHHHHHHHDMTDQVFVAELLSDHQDNTLDQQLVSEGVMVADRETIIHEELPAESVDLQTDGDDDARSSSEDYLMISLDEVGEKLDIGDTPLEISTEVMEDKEAKEQDESEVIKVYIFKAEADDDLGGTEVITEDDYQNGHPDPEAASSGRLGVGRDKMIYMSVKNRTKVDDDDDDDTEEDDDEDDDDDESDEDDEDDEDMNESDMAEQVYMEVVVDQEEEAAAQPTELHDSINNKMFVPVSWANSYGNCIDAGKNGGTTPFLQIRDNMGANRLLKTKTKKKKKGNMRQCQTGSTINTFHQPMAEHFDESAAVIIGPDGLPLTVYPCHLCGKKFRSRGFLKCHMKNHPDHLLKKKYQCTDCDFTTNKKVNFHNHLESHKLLSHHSERSPEYTEYARRYHESSPLGSDKLIVKDREPKLHHCKHCAYETAEQGLLNRHMLASHSKNFAHVCVECAKGFRHPSELKKHMRTHTGEKPYLCPHCDFRCADQSNLKTHIKSKHGADLPFKCSHCPQAYADARELQRHIEMVQGHKTHQCPHCEHKSTNSSDLKRHIISVHTKDFPHQCDVCEKGFHRPSELKKHAETHKGNKVHQCRHCNFTAPDTFTLSRHILSLHTKDLPFKCKRCRRGFRHPAELKKHMKTHSGRKVYQCQFCEYNSTDASGFKRHVISIHTKDYPHRCDYCTKGFRRPSEKSQHIARHHKDMLM